The nucleotide window TCTCTTCTCACCTCAAGATCGGAATCGTaattcatctctctctctctctctcttttagaATCGTAATTAATTTGAAAGTGTGCTTCTTTACTTATCCGGGTTGAGATCTATCAACTCTACATAGGAAATGAACATTTGTGAATGGCTAAACATATGATTGTGAATCATGATGATGCATGTAACTCACTCACTCTGGATTCGTTCTTTCGCAGGTTGGGTTGCCAAACGTGGGAAAGTCAACACTTTTCAACACACTAACGAAGCTTTCAATCCCAGCTGAGAACTTCCCCTTTTGTACCATTGAGCCCAACGAGGCACGCGTCAATATCCCCGATGACAGGTTTGATTGGCTTTGCCAGTTGTACAAGCCCAAGAGTGAGGTAACAAAAGCTTGTTACTTTACTTTCATGACTTGCCCAAATCATGTATGTCTATGTGGCTCGAAGCTTGACTTATGTGTGGTTGTCTCAGATTCCAGCTTTCTTGGAAATTCATGACATTGCTGGCCTTGTTAGAGGCGCCCATGAAGGACAGGGACTTGGAAACAACTTCTTGTCCCATATTCGTGCCGTTGATGGGATCTTCCATGTCTTACGTATGCCtttttcattcattcattcctcttttttgtttctttctcctAGTCTTAGCTTAGTTTTAGtgtgatttgatacataaattcAACTGTTCATGCTGCCTATACTGTGTTGAATAACTTTTCGACTAAACTTGTGCAGGTGCGTTTGAAGATCCTGATATTATTCATGTTGATGATATTGTGGATCCTGTTAGAGATTTGGAGACCATTACTGAAGAATTGCGACTAAAGGTTAAAAACAAATCTGTTATATTAATCTCTGACGTCCTAATTAAGTTGTCTGTTACTCTGTTTGTTTGATATTGTTGTTTGGTTTAACGTACTGAACTACTTTGGGTGCAACTTTAGGATATTGAATTCATTAaaaagaagattgaagatgtcgAGAAGAGCATGAAGAGGAGCAATGACAAGGCGCTTAAAGTTGAACTTGAGCTCTTGCTAAAGGTATGCTATGCTTCTGAAATTCTATCCACGCTGGCTGTACTGTGTGTTATTAGTTGGCTTTAAAATGACCCTACATCTCGAATACAGGTGAAAGCTTGGCTGGAAGAAGGAAAGGATGTCCGTTTTGGAGACTGGAAAGCAGCTGATATCGAGATTTTGAACACTTTCCAATTGCTTTCCGCAAAGCCCGTTGTTTACTTGGTGAGTAATCTTTAATGTTCATCTTTTTTTGCAATCATTTTCTCTATCAAGATAGATTATTTTGCTTCTTCTTGCAATTTTGCTTCAATAAATCTTCTCGGCTTAGCTTACAAAATATCTATTTTCTGACTTTCTTCTTGACACTGTTTGCTTGTAAATTTAACCTACAATATATTCTTTAGCTTTTCTAATCTCTATGCTGTACAAGTTTGTTTAAACTAAATGATTCATCTCAGCGGAACTGCGGAAAAATTGTAAAGTCATGTTGTTTGGAATTTTTTTATGATCACTGATTGGTTTGAAATTTAATTTACAGATTAACATGAATGAGAGAGATTATCAGAGGAAGAAAAACAAGTTCTTGCCAAAGATTCATGCTTGGTACTTACATATATCCCTTCACAAACTATGTTGAATAATAAGTTAACATTTTACCCCTCTGCACCGACGCATTTGCTGAAACTATTTGTTTCATCGTGATATAGGGTTCAAGAACACGGTGGTGATACTATGATTCCTTTCAGTGGTGTTTTTGAAAGGACTCTCGCTGATATGCTCCCAGACGAAGCAGCAAAGTATTGTGAGGAGAACAAACTACAAAGGTTAGTAACAAAACAACCGCAAATGAGTTGGatgtttttctttatgaatcATTTAAGTGATTGCTTCCTTTGACAGTGCTCTTCCGAGGATCATCAAAACTGGATTTTCAGCCATTAACCTCATATATTTCTTTACAGCGGGACCTGATGAGGTATTTAAATTCCACTTTACTAGTAATTTATTTGAGCTATGTTATAGTGTATGGCAAAGTGttaaattggtgcgtttgcttGTTCTAAAAATACATCCATCAATGATATTTTTGTGTTGTGTAGGTGAAGTGCTGGCAAATAAGACGTCAGTCAAAGGCTCCTCAAGCTGCAGGGGCCATTCATACTGATTTTGAGAGAGGATTTATTTGTGCCGAGGTTtccttcttccttcttctcttttctctttgaTTCTTTCTCAATTCATCACCGTTTTTCCCTACCCTAAAAATTTGCCAAGCCTTTGGTTCCTCCAGGTTTTTTGATGATCTGTTTCTATTGAGAAGTTTCCATAATCTTTCTCTTGTTTTCCCGGACATTATCAGTGTCTGCATAATAATCTCATATTCATCTTGGTGTTAGTTTCCTGTTAATTATTTGGATCTTTGCACACACTCCTGTAGATCTCAAAAGTAGAATCATAATGGAAACCATTTATAAGATTCATCATTAGTTTCACAAACAAATCAATAGTTCACGTGAGTTGAatgctttgtttctttttggaaTTCGATGTGGTTTAACacaatgttgttgttgttgttgataatCACAGGTCATGAAATTCGAGGATCTCAAGGAACTTGGCAATGAAACTGCAGTCAAGGTACTTTGTCTAATACTCCATTTCCTCATCCCATGTCTTAAGTTTTCTGGAATAATTAGCCCTCTAAAAACAGAcatgaaaatgaaaagaaagcTCTCCATCTTGCAATGTATTCTCTCGCATGCTGATGCAGATTCTATATGAATCCCAGATTTGATATAGCCGAGTCTAAACTTCAATCCTATAAAACTAATGCAGGGGGCAGGAAAGTACAGACAGGAGGGGAAAACATATGTTGTTCAGGACGGAGATATCATTTTCTTCAAGTTCAACGTTTCCGGTGGTGGCAAGAAATGAGATTCCATCTCGTCTTCTACTACCTATTTCGAGATCTTGAAGCTTTATACAACTTCGAGAGATGAACCATACTGTATTTACTGTTTCCGACAGTTGCAGTTTTTTATTGTCTTACTAAACACAAACAAGTATCTGTAACGTTTACTCCTTTCTGCAGTTATCTAAGACATGTCTTTGCCTTGAGCCTGGTGTATTTGTAGAACTCCCTTTCAATAATCAG belongs to Brassica rapa cultivar Chiifu-401-42 chromosome A07, CAAS_Brap_v3.01, whole genome shotgun sequence and includes:
- the LOC103868421 gene encoding obg-like ATPase 1 codes for the protein MPPKAKAKDAGPVERPILGRFSSHLKIGIVGLPNVGKSTLFNTLTKLSIPAENFPFCTIEPNEARVNIPDDRFDWLCQLYKPKSEIPAFLEIHDIAGLVRGAHEGQGLGNNFLSHIRAVDGIFHVLRAFEDPDIIHVDDIVDPVRDLETITEELRLKDIEFIKKKIEDVEKSMKRSNDKALKVELELLLKVKAWLEEGKDVRFGDWKAADIEILNTFQLLSAKPVVYLINMNERDYQRKKNKFLPKIHAWVQEHGGDTMIPFSGVFERTLADMLPDEAAKYCEENKLQSALPRIIKTGFSAINLIYFFTAGPDEVKCWQIRRQSKAPQAAGAIHTDFERGFICAEVMKFEDLKELGNETAVKGAGKYRQEGKTYVVQDGDIIFFKFNVSGGGKK